A section of the Alkalihalobacillus sp. LMS39 genome encodes:
- a CDS encoding GerAB/ArcD/ProY family transporter: MIQPTDGKLGTRELFAMLALMVGIKLSDGTPMILIEAGMNATWMIPILSGLIVFIPLLCLLSLLKKYKDKHLVDLTFTIMGKYIGFLFCFLMLVAIVFSNALNERTTVNIISTMFFPKTPIIAIFLFLIGGSYAIAKLGLEATGRTSWLILPYIKVILFLLFLFIFLDIRVEHLFPIAGPGLDVIVKESLTYQTIYFEFILLALFFTSTRTEKNFRMASLFGLAFVVMEMAVTYAYFVMMFDYPSVREIAYPFQQLTRMLEVGTIITSYEGLFLGFWIIACVLRFALYLLFSVKIVAYMFNIQDYKPLLLPLATLTLLIGLLPENPTDTTYFLRDIILLQFIWQFIMVMPIILWVVSKAKGYFHAKNRSNLTIK; the protein is encoded by the coding sequence ATGATTCAGCCCACGGATGGAAAATTGGGTACCCGGGAACTATTCGCCATGCTAGCCCTTATGGTAGGGATTAAGCTTTCCGATGGTACTCCTATGATCCTTATAGAAGCAGGAATGAATGCAACATGGATGATTCCTATCCTTTCGGGGCTAATTGTTTTCATCCCTCTTTTGTGTTTGCTATCCTTATTAAAAAAATATAAAGATAAACATTTAGTCGATTTAACGTTCACTATCATGGGAAAATATATTGGGTTTCTATTTTGTTTTCTTATGCTAGTTGCTATCGTTTTTTCGAATGCTTTAAATGAAAGAACTACCGTGAATATTATCAGTACAATGTTTTTCCCAAAAACTCCGATCATTGCTATTTTCTTGTTTTTAATTGGGGGAAGTTATGCAATTGCAAAGCTAGGTTTAGAAGCTACTGGGAGAACCTCTTGGCTTATTTTACCTTATATAAAAGTCATTTTGTTCCTGCTGTTTTTGTTTATCTTTCTTGATATTCGAGTTGAACATCTATTTCCAATTGCTGGTCCTGGGCTCGATGTTATTGTAAAAGAATCCTTAACATACCAAACGATTTACTTTGAATTTATACTATTGGCTTTATTTTTCACATCGACTCGAACAGAGAAAAATTTTCGGATGGCCTCCTTATTTGGCCTTGCTTTTGTCGTTATGGAAATGGCCGTAACTTATGCATACTTTGTTATGATGTTCGATTATCCATCAGTAAGGGAAATTGCTTATCCTTTTCAACAGCTAACGAGAATGTTAGAGGTTGGAACGATCATTACTAGTTATGAAGGGCTTTTTCTTGGTTTTTGGATTATCGCTTGCGTTCTTCGTTTTGCCCTTTATCTATTGTTTTCGGTCAAAATTGTTGCTTATATGTTTAACATTCAAGATTATAAGCCTTTATTACTTCCTCTTGCGACCTTAACTTTATTGATTGGACTACTACCAGAAAACCCGACAGATACAACGTACTTTTTACGAGACATCATTCTTCTGCAATTTATATGGCAATTTATAATGGTGATGCCGATTATATTATGGGTTGTTTCAAAAGCAAAGGGGTATTTTCATGCGAAAAATCGTTCTAATCTTACTATTAAGTAG
- a CDS encoding spore germination protein: MRRRLNKINHLKKGHHEVFTPEHNETFYQQSIRQLKKSFSYPKNTDFNCRTLFIHSLNRETTLFYIDGMVDYSEIEFHIIQPLQQYSGSYQFELDLSTTLAEKVLSVKHITKTDQYSTIVNSLLNGEAVLLVESMPVALLLKTTAFEVRSVEQPQTEKVIKGPMDGFTESASTNRSLIRKQLRYEDLITETIPIGKKAISSVSLLYIKSIANDEIIENVRDRINQIDVDTVQGVAILEQHIEERPYSILPSILYTERPDRAAAFLNEGHVVLIMDNSPACLIVPITFWSFFHTAEDTYHRWAFGNFIRIVRLLSFYIALFIPSLYIAISNYHIEMFPTDLLLAIAATRERVPFPVIVEVIMMEISFELIREAGIRIPTPIGPTIGIVGALILGQAAVEAGIISPILVIIVAITGLASFAIPDINLNFTIRLTRFICLFFAATLGFVGLSIFIVFAIAYASKSNSFGVPFFAPMAPHSSSSKDIVVRPPVWKQWLRPFYVKPEQQQRNDSNTKGG; this comes from the coding sequence TTGAGACGACGACTAAATAAAATCAATCATTTAAAAAAAGGACATCATGAAGTATTCACACCAGAACATAATGAAACTTTCTATCAACAATCCATTAGACAATTAAAAAAATCGTTCTCATATCCTAAAAATACAGATTTCAATTGTAGAACACTGTTTATTCATTCTTTAAACAGGGAAACAACTTTATTTTATATTGATGGTATGGTCGATTACAGTGAAATTGAATTTCATATTATTCAACCATTACAGCAATACTCTGGCTCTTATCAATTCGAGTTAGACCTCTCCACTACTTTGGCAGAAAAAGTTTTATCCGTAAAACATATAACAAAAACCGATCAATATTCAACAATCGTCAATAGTCTACTTAATGGAGAAGCTGTGTTACTTGTTGAAAGTATGCCTGTGGCACTTCTTTTAAAAACAACAGCATTTGAAGTTCGTTCTGTCGAGCAGCCTCAAACAGAAAAAGTCATTAAAGGACCGATGGATGGTTTTACTGAATCAGCTTCAACAAACCGTTCTTTAATTCGAAAACAATTACGATATGAGGACTTAATTACTGAAACGATTCCTATTGGAAAAAAGGCCATTTCTTCTGTCTCACTTCTGTACATTAAGTCAATTGCTAATGATGAAATTATTGAAAATGTTCGAGACCGAATTAATCAAATTGACGTTGATACGGTTCAAGGAGTTGCTATTCTAGAACAACATATTGAAGAAAGACCTTATTCTATTTTACCTTCTATCCTATATACTGAACGCCCTGACAGAGCTGCGGCTTTTTTAAATGAAGGACATGTCGTATTAATAATGGACAATTCTCCGGCTTGTTTAATTGTTCCTATCACTTTCTGGAGCTTTTTTCATACAGCAGAAGATACGTATCATCGTTGGGCTTTTGGCAATTTCATTCGAATTGTTCGCCTTCTGTCCTTCTATATTGCTTTATTTATTCCTTCATTGTATATAGCGATATCAAATTATCATATCGAGATGTTTCCAACTGATTTACTTCTCGCAATTGCAGCTACAAGAGAACGAGTCCCCTTCCCTGTCATCGTGGAGGTGATCATGATGGAAATATCGTTTGAACTTATTCGAGAGGCTGGCATACGAATTCCAACACCGATCGGGCCGACGATCGGAATTGTCGGAGCACTCATTTTAGGACAGGCCGCAGTAGAAGCAGGGATCATTAGTCCTATTTTAGTTATTATCGTAGCCATTACCGGGTTAGCCTCTTTTGCAATACCAGATATTAATTTGAATTTCACCATTCGGTTAACAAGATTTATTTGTTTGTTTTTTGCTGCAACTTTAGGATTTGTTGGGTTAAGTATCTTTATCGTATTTGCAATAGCCTATGCAAGTAAGTCGAATTCTTTCGGGGTTCCTTTTTTTGCTCCAATGGCCCCGCATTCTTCATCATCAAAGGATATTGTTGTCCGACCACCAGTTTGGAAACAATGGCTTCGTCCATTTTATGTTAAACCAGAGCAACAGCAAAGAAATGACAGTAATACAAAAGGAGGATAA
- a CDS encoding DUF2935 domain-containing protein, protein MSTAYIPPWEEHLFWIEILQDHAYFVRDHLSPTEVQWVQMADEYVNAFGNVLHQLKQVDPQLPPSSPEMVEFSRISLEVSQGYYQFESYMQHLRLQNKVNLNLTPTYLNGTLSENREYLRILHYYTQGQEYPPMPFVDLLDLWLEDQVGHAVLLRNIMDPIEIEVTSQADQFISLFRGFILQNFHLKGFLQVMPHGLPRQDRLARDVGRASIDMNLFIVDVVQRYKDTEVLNRTTLRFLEHHFPESCYFIKKLSAYAPELANEAMYCSLQKPSFPNLNEM, encoded by the coding sequence ATGAGTACAGCTTATATACCTCCGTGGGAAGAGCATTTATTTTGGATAGAAATTCTTCAGGACCATGCTTATTTTGTAAGAGACCATTTGTCACCTACAGAAGTACAATGGGTCCAAATGGCCGATGAGTATGTTAATGCGTTTGGAAATGTATTACATCAACTAAAACAAGTAGACCCTCAATTACCTCCTTCATCACCAGAAATGGTGGAATTTTCTCGAATATCACTTGAAGTGTCGCAAGGATATTACCAATTTGAAAGCTACATGCAACATTTACGATTACAAAATAAAGTGAATCTAAACCTTACTCCTACATACTTAAATGGGACTTTAAGTGAAAATCGGGAGTATTTACGAATCTTACATTATTACACTCAAGGTCAAGAGTATCCACCAATGCCATTTGTGGATTTATTGGATTTATGGTTAGAAGATCAAGTCGGTCATGCCGTCCTTTTACGAAATATTATGGATCCAATTGAAATCGAAGTGACCAGTCAAGCAGACCAATTTATTTCTTTGTTTCGAGGGTTTATTTTACAAAACTTTCATTTAAAAGGCTTTTTACAAGTCATGCCTCATGGTCTTCCACGCCAAGATCGACTTGCACGAGACGTTGGTAGAGCAAGCATTGATATGAACTTATTTATTGTAGATGTCGTACAACGGTACAAAGACACTGAAGTCTTAAACCGCACAACTTTACGATTCCTCGAACACCATTTTCCAGAGTCATGTTATTTTATAAAAAAATTAAGCGCTTATGCTCCAGAACTCGCAAATGAGGCAATGTATTGCTCTCTCCAAAAACCTTCTTTTCCTAACCTTAATGAAATGTAA
- a CDS encoding tyrosine-protein phosphatase, producing the protein MTNIERALSFQGIINFRDLGGYKTTNGYTTKWRRLFRSAELNGATNEDIVHISKSGIRHIIDLRNEEELEHKPNPTIQGITQHHLPIMQGQFGEDLKKTNGLMFIKQFMDNKQPGDFLSEAYKQFIQSSKEYGQMFDTLLLREPTLIHCAAGKDRTGIGAALILLALNVPKQTVMEDYLLTNDHFTLSQLTKSKDFSFLEKMNINIDYIDALVSARAEYLHAALKEIDVQFGGLDSYFQDALGLTPEKRSQLQNIYLEHY; encoded by the coding sequence ATGACAAACATAGAAAGAGCCCTTTCTTTCCAAGGTATTATTAACTTCCGCGATTTAGGGGGATATAAAACAACAAATGGATACACAACCAAATGGAGAAGATTGTTTCGTTCCGCCGAACTAAACGGGGCTACAAATGAAGATATCGTTCATATCTCAAAAAGTGGCATTCGTCATATTATTGATTTACGTAATGAAGAGGAACTTGAACATAAGCCAAATCCCACCATCCAAGGGATTACGCAACATCACCTTCCTATTATGCAAGGCCAGTTTGGGGAAGACTTAAAAAAAACAAATGGTCTTATGTTTATTAAACAATTTATGGACAATAAACAACCAGGAGACTTTCTTTCTGAAGCGTATAAACAATTTATTCAATCGTCAAAAGAATATGGTCAGATGTTTGACACATTATTACTAAGAGAACCAACACTCATTCATTGTGCGGCCGGAAAAGATCGTACAGGTATTGGTGCAGCTCTTATCTTGTTAGCATTAAACGTACCGAAACAAACCGTTATGGAAGACTATCTTCTCACAAATGACCATTTTACGCTTAGTCAATTAACCAAATCAAAGGACTTTTCTTTTCTTGAGAAAATGAATATTAACATAGACTATATTGATGCTCTCGTTTCAGCAAGAGCAGAATATTTACATGCCGCTCTTAAGGAAATCGATGTGCAATTTGGCGGTCTTGACTCTTACTTTCAAGATGCACTTGGGCTTACACCGGAGAAACGTTCACAGCTTCAGAACATATATTTAGAACATTATTGA
- a CDS encoding ABC transporter substrate-binding protein codes for MKKNSGLFYFVMLLICLVIFVSGCSASNETAKQESEKNTLTMAYTWNPSGVDVHRGDSWHVMRSGAAETLIGLNEDLEAIPWLAKSWHEKDETTWVIELQEGVTFHNGNEMDAESVKASLLRSLELNQRAVDLLDVQAIDVLSDYEIEIKTNQPNGALIAHLADPTTTILDVSTVEEESYPSLTGPFKIKEFTKDESLVVERYEDYWGENAVLAEVTMKFITDGNARLMALQSGDVDVATDLPLDSVELLERDDKLDVLTAPSVRTHLVLYNMNSPLFEDLKLRQVVDQSIPREEIIETVMKGIGNVANGPFADVLSFGLSERNGPNDSIEELMGKAGWEKNSDEMWEKDGDIFEFTFLTFPQRPELSVMAEIIQAELAKEGITAHIRQVENIDDTLANEQWDVAMYSMLTAHTGDPQYFLNIFYQSESPSNVSFYKSKELDEMIQTLNQTTEENAREQLAISIQEKINGDLPQSFVVHPMTVFGAKQNVTGFIPHPIEYYYIHANIDWE; via the coding sequence ATGAAAAAAAATTCAGGTTTATTTTATTTTGTTATGTTACTTATATGTTTAGTAATTTTTGTTTCGGGGTGTAGTGCATCAAATGAAACGGCGAAACAAGAAAGTGAAAAAAATACGCTGACAATGGCTTATACGTGGAACCCAAGTGGAGTCGATGTTCATCGAGGGGATAGCTGGCATGTGATGAGGTCAGGTGCAGCGGAAACATTAATCGGCTTAAATGAAGACTTAGAAGCAATTCCATGGCTAGCAAAATCATGGCATGAAAAAGACGAGACAACTTGGGTCATTGAGTTACAAGAAGGTGTAACGTTTCATAACGGGAATGAAATGGATGCTGAAAGTGTAAAAGCATCACTTCTTCGTTCGCTTGAACTAAATCAACGTGCGGTCGATTTGTTAGATGTACAAGCTATTGATGTTTTGAGTGATTATGAAATCGAAATTAAAACGAACCAACCGAATGGGGCACTTATTGCACATCTAGCAGACCCGACAACAACGATATTGGATGTATCCACGGTGGAGGAGGAGTCGTACCCATCGCTTACTGGTCCATTTAAAATTAAGGAGTTTACGAAAGACGAATCATTAGTAGTTGAAAGATACGAAGATTATTGGGGAGAAAACGCCGTACTAGCAGAAGTTACAATGAAGTTCATAACAGATGGGAATGCACGATTGATGGCGTTGCAATCCGGTGATGTCGATGTTGCGACTGACTTGCCATTAGATAGTGTTGAATTATTAGAACGTGATGACAAGCTTGACGTGTTGACTGCACCATCTGTTCGTACGCATTTAGTTTTATACAATATGAATTCGCCTTTATTTGAAGATTTAAAATTAAGACAAGTTGTTGACCAATCTATCCCAAGAGAGGAAATCATTGAAACAGTCATGAAGGGGATTGGGAATGTAGCCAATGGACCGTTTGCTGATGTTCTTTCTTTTGGACTATCCGAACGCAATGGACCAAACGATTCAATAGAGGAATTGATGGGAAAAGCCGGATGGGAGAAAAACTCAGATGAAATGTGGGAGAAAGATGGAGATATTTTTGAGTTTACGTTTCTGACGTTCCCACAACGTCCAGAGTTATCGGTTATGGCTGAAATTATTCAAGCAGAATTAGCAAAAGAAGGCATTACAGCACATATCAGACAAGTTGAAAATATTGATGATACGTTAGCCAATGAACAGTGGGATGTGGCTATGTATAGTATGTTAACCGCCCATACTGGAGACCCACAATATTTCTTGAATATTTTCTATCAATCCGAAAGTCCATCTAATGTGAGTTTTTATAAATCAAAAGAGTTAGATGAAATGATTCAGACGTTAAATCAAACAACAGAAGAAAACGCACGAGAACAATTGGCCATTTCCATACAAGAAAAAATTAATGGAGATCTTCCTCAGTCTTTTGTTGTTCATCCAATGACAGTGTTTGGAGCAAAACAAAATGTCACGGGATTTATTCCTCATCCAATTGAATATTACTATATTCATGCGAATATTGACTGGGAATAA
- the nikB gene encoding nickel ABC transporter permease, giving the protein MTRFIVERLLPLALVIVIVPTLTFLLLRLAPGDPAQIILYENGVPASETAIESLREELGLTGTLSSQYVEWVRQMVTGQWGTSFVSKQPVLEELMQRLPATLELAVAGLVVMLLFTFTLGITTAIWSNGWMDRIGRFFALFGSSIPSFWLGFLLLYYFSVNYQWFPSMGRGTWKHLMLPALTLGFGLGTVYARVLRSNVLEMMQQNFVKAQKARGFSTRKVVLSSVLKHAFLPIVTMVGTSFAFMLGGSIIVETIFSWPGLGRYIVESIKYRDYPVIQGYVLFVTVLFVTIHLIVDFIYVMLDPRLRVR; this is encoded by the coding sequence ATGACGAGGTTTATAGTGGAACGATTGCTACCACTAGCACTAGTTATAGTCATTGTCCCGACATTGACATTTTTACTGTTGCGCTTGGCCCCTGGTGACCCAGCGCAAATCATTTTATACGAAAATGGAGTTCCTGCATCGGAAACGGCTATTGAATCATTGCGAGAAGAGCTAGGGTTAACAGGGACTTTATCGTCTCAATATGTTGAGTGGGTTAGGCAAATGGTGACAGGGCAATGGGGGACATCATTTGTTTCTAAGCAACCCGTTCTAGAAGAGCTTATGCAGAGATTACCAGCTACTTTAGAATTAGCGGTTGCAGGACTGGTTGTTATGTTACTGTTTACATTTACATTAGGAATCACAACGGCTATTTGGTCAAACGGATGGATGGACCGCATAGGGCGCTTTTTTGCCCTGTTTGGTTCATCGATTCCATCTTTTTGGTTAGGTTTTCTATTACTCTACTATTTTTCAGTGAATTACCAATGGTTCCCGTCGATGGGGAGAGGAACGTGGAAACACCTTATGCTACCAGCTTTGACATTAGGGTTTGGACTCGGAACCGTATATGCCCGAGTGCTACGTTCAAACGTACTTGAAATGATGCAACAAAATTTTGTTAAAGCCCAAAAAGCGCGAGGCTTCTCAACGAGGAAAGTGGTATTGTCGAGTGTGTTAAAACATGCATTTTTACCGATTGTGACGATGGTTGGAACAAGCTTTGCTTTTATGCTTGGAGGGAGCATTATTGTTGAGACGATATTTTCTTGGCCAGGATTAGGCCGTTATATTGTCGAGTCGATAAAATATCGCGATTACCCGGTTATCCAAGGATATGTTCTTTTTGTTACGGTTCTTTTTGTTACGATTCATTTAATTGTTGACTTTATTTATGTCATGCTAGATCCGCGCTTACGGGTAAGGTAG
- the nikC gene encoding nickel transporter permease: MKKALSVDKGLLVGIVIFVLFIIVGLFAKWIAPHPPLAIQLDVRLQPPSMEYWFGTDHLGRCIFSRIIYGIQTTITTAIAITLITLLISLPIGLVSGYWRGRADQFFMRVVDGTLSLPDVVLTIAIVGILGPGFVNMVIAIVLVRWANYVRFIRSLAIKAGKEEFILSARMSGNSHFSILRKYIFPQVKKPVFVFVALDLGRVVLLMAGLSFLGLGVQPPTPEWGVMLHDATSYFQLAPHIMIFPGLAILLFVLCCQLTSERLKKEA; the protein is encoded by the coding sequence ATGAAGAAGGCTTTGTCAGTTGATAAAGGGTTACTTGTAGGAATTGTCATTTTTGTCCTTTTTATCATAGTAGGATTATTTGCTAAATGGATTGCTCCTCATCCCCCATTAGCCATTCAGTTAGATGTTCGTCTACAGCCTCCTAGTATGGAGTATTGGTTTGGAACCGATCATTTAGGGCGGTGTATTTTTTCGCGAATTATTTATGGGATCCAAACGACGATTACTACAGCTATAGCGATTACATTGATAACATTACTAATTAGTTTGCCAATTGGATTAGTATCTGGTTATTGGCGTGGACGTGCAGATCAATTTTTTATGCGGGTTGTTGATGGAACGTTATCATTACCTGATGTTGTGTTAACGATTGCAATTGTGGGCATATTAGGCCCTGGATTTGTGAATATGGTGATTGCAATTGTCCTCGTTCGTTGGGCTAATTATGTTCGTTTTATACGGAGTTTGGCTATAAAAGCAGGAAAAGAAGAGTTTATATTATCCGCACGTATGTCAGGAAATTCTCACTTTTCAATATTGAGAAAGTATATTTTTCCACAAGTTAAAAAACCAGTGTTTGTCTTTGTCGCCCTTGATTTAGGGCGTGTTGTATTGTTGATGGCTGGGCTTTCTTTTTTAGGACTCGGTGTTCAACCACCAACACCTGAGTGGGGCGTGATGCTTCATGATGCGACTAGCTATTTCCAATTAGCCCCACATATTATGATTTTTCCAGGCTTAGCGATTTTACTTTTTGTATTATGCTGCCAACTGACGAGTGAACGTTTGAAAAAAGAAGCGTAA
- a CDS encoding ABC transporter ATP-binding protein — protein sequence MMIEKPLLQVTNLQISILQQKQWRSLVQDVSFSITQGETVALTGPSGCGKSITAQAIVGLLDSSFKVTSGKIIYEDRDVLSFQEKQWLLLRRQEISLFIQQSLSGLDPIRTVRKQMLETVKLNQAISKKEREFYLSSLLEKVGFHDPELILSSYPFELSGGMRQRVLLALVLSLQPKVIIADEPTTALDVVNREKVIQLFKSLQHDLGLTMLLISHDEQSVKKIADRVLTMERGGILP from the coding sequence ATGATGATAGAAAAACCATTATTACAAGTTACTAATCTTCAAATTTCAATTCTCCAACAAAAACAGTGGCGTTCTCTCGTTCAGGATGTGTCATTTTCAATCACTCAAGGTGAAACCGTAGCACTTACAGGACCAAGCGGTTGTGGAAAAAGCATAACCGCGCAAGCTATCGTAGGATTACTTGACTCGAGTTTTAAAGTAACGAGTGGAAAAATCATTTATGAAGATAGAGATGTACTCTCGTTTCAAGAAAAACAGTGGTTGCTCCTGCGTAGGCAAGAAATTAGCTTGTTTATTCAACAGTCATTAAGTGGATTAGATCCAATTCGGACCGTACGAAAACAGATGCTAGAAACAGTCAAACTAAATCAAGCAATATCAAAAAAGGAAAGAGAGTTTTATCTTTCCTCTTTACTAGAGAAAGTGGGCTTTCATGACCCGGAGTTAATTTTATCCTCATATCCATTTGAATTAAGTGGAGGAATGAGACAAAGAGTATTGCTTGCACTCGTTCTCAGCTTACAACCAAAAGTCATCATCGCGGATGAACCAACAACGGCACTTGATGTTGTCAATCGCGAGAAAGTGATTCAATTGTTTAAAAGTTTACAACATGACTTGGGTTTAACCATGTTATTAATTTCACACGATGAGCAAAGTGTAAAAAAAATCGCAGACCGCGTGTTGACGATGGAACGAGGAGGAATCCTTCCATGA
- a CDS encoding dipeptide/oligopeptide/nickel ABC transporter ATP-binding protein: MTLLQIKNVSKVYPVRKRKIRGVKQQNYIDVLKNINMTVERGESVGIVGESGSGKSTLAKVIMNMERAKVGNVFLHNREVSLMKDLEIYKSMQLVLQDQSQSLFPKRKVEDILREPLQNYFPSKTSTWHNERIKTLLELVNLEPSYLQRFPGQLSGGQKQRVCIAKALAVEPELIIFDESIASLDQQSQQEITQMLQEIQQREKCSYLFITHDLDSARQLCDRIVVMYKGEIVEMFKKGEEHKMTHPYARLLFQVEDTESVFDELVNGL; encoded by the coding sequence ATGACATTATTGCAAATCAAAAATGTCTCTAAAGTGTATCCTGTTAGAAAAAGAAAGATCCGTGGTGTAAAACAGCAAAACTACATTGACGTATTAAAAAATATAAACATGACGGTCGAACGTGGTGAGAGTGTAGGCATTGTCGGTGAGAGTGGGAGTGGAAAAAGCACATTAGCAAAAGTGATTATGAACATGGAACGTGCGAAAGTTGGAAATGTATTCTTACATAATCGAGAAGTAAGTTTGATGAAAGACCTCGAAATTTACAAAAGCATGCAGCTCGTATTACAAGACCAGTCACAATCATTATTTCCAAAACGAAAAGTAGAAGACATTTTACGCGAGCCACTTCAAAACTATTTTCCTAGTAAAACCTCAACATGGCATAATGAGAGAATCAAAACATTGCTAGAACTAGTAAACTTAGAACCTTCATATTTACAAAGATTTCCTGGACAATTAAGTGGTGGTCAAAAACAACGAGTATGTATCGCAAAAGCATTAGCGGTTGAGCCAGAACTAATCATCTTTGATGAATCGATCGCAAGCTTAGACCAACAATCTCAACAAGAAATAACGCAGATGCTGCAAGAGATACAACAAAGAGAAAAATGTTCATATTTGTTTATCACCCATGACTTAGATTCTGCACGGCAACTTTGCGATAGAATCGTTGTTATGTATAAAGGTGAAATTGTCGAGATGTTTAAAAAAGGAGAAGAACATAAAATGACCCATCCATATGCACGATTATTGTTTCAAGTCGAAGATACAGAATCTGTCTTTGATGAATTGGTAAATGGGTTATAG
- a CDS encoding OmpA family protein, translating into MNVVQKLERKARKWILLTIIMLLCLLGACSLFEEVSQDSEEGAQTGDREDQGTEDELVQDDGIMDEEEISVSVVSEVKIEKMDIGNSEVSVFTAELPKSRLMITGDVEDSDLNMAILQALDDFEAITTDGGTTLTLPDHILFDFDSYELSSDSSKAIEQLLQIVEISEGDVVISGHTDNKGTPEYNQDLSEKRAQAVVEELVANGADESRLIAEGYGETKPVARNAYPDGSDDPEGRQKNRRVEVVVKGF; encoded by the coding sequence ATGAATGTAGTCCAAAAACTCGAACGAAAAGCCCGCAAGTGGATACTGTTAACTATCATAATGTTACTTTGTTTATTAGGAGCTTGTTCACTGTTTGAAGAAGTTAGTCAAGATAGTGAAGAGGGAGCACAGACAGGGGATAGAGAAGATCAAGGAACAGAAGATGAGCTTGTTCAAGATGATGGTATCATGGACGAAGAAGAAATATCTGTTTCTGTTGTATCAGAAGTAAAAATAGAAAAAATGGATATTGGTAACTCGGAAGTGTCCGTTTTTACAGCTGAGCTACCGAAAAGTCGACTTATGATAACAGGAGATGTGGAAGATTCTGACCTTAACATGGCGATATTACAAGCATTAGATGATTTTGAGGCGATTACAACAGACGGTGGTACAACGTTAACATTACCTGATCATATTTTGTTTGATTTTGATTCATATGAACTAAGCTCAGACTCTTCCAAAGCGATTGAACAGTTACTTCAAATTGTTGAAATCTCTGAGGGCGATGTAGTTATTTCCGGTCATACTGATAATAAAGGTACACCAGAATACAATCAAGACTTATCAGAAAAACGTGCTCAAGCGGTAGTGGAAGAATTAGTTGCCAATGGGGCAGACGAAAGTAGATTAATAGCAGAAGGATATGGGGAAACAAAACCCGTGGCGAGAAATGCTTATCCAGATGGAAGTGATGACCCGGAAGGTCGTCAGAAAAACCGAAGAGTCGAGGTTGTTGTGAAAGGTTTTTAA
- a CDS encoding PspA/IM30 family protein: protein MSILKRFKTIMAMKFGESSSEKIVNQHLKQLDQDLRNVKVELSTLISDEQRAQRAVAECRADMDKFERYARKSLEEGREDEARKFLEKKTTLAREEVQLQSKYEMKKQVAEQLREMHDKLASDLQQLETRRSLLTGMATAAETQKKINEMGSPTHAVSAELDRMEENVDRAKYEAEAMAELTKESLDEKQEPDESPSYETADDALQKLKEELQNNKEYE, encoded by the coding sequence ATGAGCATACTCAAACGGTTTAAAACGATTATGGCGATGAAATTCGGTGAATCTTCATCTGAAAAAATAGTCAATCAACATTTAAAACAATTAGACCAAGACCTTCGCAATGTAAAAGTCGAATTGTCCACACTCATTTCTGACGAACAACGTGCTCAACGTGCAGTAGCGGAATGTCGAGCTGATATGGATAAATTTGAACGGTATGCACGAAAGTCGTTAGAAGAAGGTAGAGAAGATGAGGCTAGAAAGTTTCTCGAGAAAAAAACGACACTGGCAAGAGAAGAAGTACAGCTACAATCCAAATATGAAATGAAGAAACAAGTCGCAGAACAATTGAGGGAAATGCATGATAAGCTAGCTTCGGACCTACAACAATTAGAGACACGTCGGTCATTGTTAACGGGAATGGCAACAGCAGCAGAGACGCAAAAGAAAATCAATGAAATGGGTTCACCTACCCATGCAGTGAGCGCTGAACTTGACCGTATGGAGGAAAATGTCGACCGTGCTAAATATGAAGCCGAGGCAATGGCAGAATTAACTAAGGAATCATTGGATGAAAAACAGGAGCCAGATGAATCACCCTCTTACGAAACAGCAGATGATGCATTACAAAAGCTAAAGGAAGAACTTCAAAATAATAAAGAGTACGAGTGA